The Prunus dulcis chromosome 3, ALMONDv2, whole genome shotgun sequence genome segment ACAACCGTATGCATTTCAGATGCTTTCACAAAGTGAATCCGCTTGAGAGGAGGGATGTGGCAGTATGGGGGAGTGCTTCCTTGTCGAAGTAATTTTAAAGGCTTCggttttatttgttgttaaCTACTTTTTACTGTTctgaaaattaagaaaacatGTGATGCTCATTTTGGTGAATTCATAGTCAATGCATAAATGTGTATTATGATGGGAATGCTGGATGGAGGGGAGTTTGAGTCTGGAAGTTGGTTCTTCTGGGAGCTTTATTTTGGTGCTCTGTGTTGAACTGGAAGCATAGGGATAGAATGTACAGGGTAGTCTTACAGAACCTTCAAAACTCCTTTTGTTCCAGCtcattttcagatatttcATATTCAGTTATTGTATCTGTCAGcatgatctctctctctctctctctctctcgcgtcAGTTATTTTATCTGTCAGTTATTGTATCTGTCAGcatgatctctctctctctctctctctctcccttccctTTTGGGTGCCCCGCAGCATTTATCATTTTTTGTGggtctttttggtttttcgcCGTAACAAATATTCTTGTTTGGGCAACACACGTATATCATTTTTCAGGTAAAGTTTGGAAAAGAAATTGTTCACaatagtaattaatttaaCCTGAGGTGGGAAAAGATAAAGGAAAGGGTAAAGCTTTTATACGGAAATTGTGACAATAATAATGCTGGGGGCGTGCACCAATTTGGCTTGGATTGtaataaattttgaatttacagTTTTTACATTTGTAAGGTATgaatttaatgattttatacatGTTATAATttcaggaaagaaaaaaaaaattatagctTCGCCTATGAGGCTTGTTCCCTGACAGGAATGAATTTATTTCGAGAATAAGGCATGATATTAATGATATTAATGTGTTACAATTTGAGTTGAAAAAATGTATTGTGCTCTTAGCTTCCGCCGGAAGGaaaatctaatttttaataatcaagaacaattaaaaaagaaagggttGCATTTAGCCACGATCTCAATAACTTTGCACATCTTTAAAAAAGCCTTTCAATCAGTCACAGATAATTAGACAACTGCACTTCGTTAACATAATGTGTGGTGAATTACCacgaaatatatatattatatataatgatcAACTTGACAAAGACCtagtagctagctagctagcaaGCATGTGAAATGTTAAGCACTTAAGGAGTTGCTTGCTCCGTTGCTATTGCTGATCTCTTTCTCATTGTCCAAAATGCAGCATTGTATCGGTTCTGCAAGGAAAAAGGACCTTAAGTTGATCGAAGCGGCAAAGgtatataaaaacaacaacCCGTCGGCTTTGAAGACATTTCAAAGTCCTAAACAACTTGAGAACTTAATCTCTCTTTAAATATTGGTatgataatattttaatatctTTAAAACCAGCAGTATTGTTTCTGATCAAATTGTTTTGGACCCTACCTACTGTATAGAGCAATGCCCCTACAAGGGGTGCATCTGAAATTACCGGTGTCCAAGGATATAAATGCAAAGCTCCCACTAGAGATTACTACAGTAAGAGGGGGCTAAAAAGAggggaaataaaaaaagccaCTTCATATGGTAGGACTTACTTGCATCATTGACTTAGGATTTGTAGTGTAGGTTGTCTCAATGGTCCTTTCCTTCTGCAGTCCATGAAAGAAGTCAATTTATACGGGTATGATCATCCAATGATGCTAAATCAACAAGACAGAATTGGGATGAGGTTACCTCAAAATGAAATCCATAGTGCAAAGCAACCCTCTTCACATCCTCCAAACTCAGTTCAATGGACATTTCCtataaaatgaacaaaaacaattttaaaacacTGGCCCTTCCTAAGAGCATGTGAGAAAACGAAATGTGCTTTATTGACAGGAAGCTTACATCATCTTGCCCATACATCTCAGCAAAGTGATATAGTAGTGGGCCCATATTTATCCAAACCTGTCATCCAATCAATTAAGGCATTAATAAAGCTATAAGACGGGAACAAAATTAAAGTCATCTGGATTGATTGCGGAACTTACTCCACCATCTTTCAAGATTCTTGATATGATTTCAATGTATTCGACAATGTTGTGCGCCGTGTCAATAAAGAAGCAGGTCACAACTGCATCCCAAACACCTGTATGTCATGTGAATTACTATAGACGTTAATGATAAATCTCTCGCGATATTTACTACTACTAGGTGCTCAAAATATCTAATCATTAGCATCAATTACAATGTTTAAATATAAGAAACCCACAATTATGACATAGAGATTTCCTTACCTACTTGGTTTGGATCATTATAAACCTCAACAAAGTCACCACCACACATGGAAAAGCCTTCGGTAATCCCTGCACTGCTTGAAAGAAAATCTACAATTATTGGAAAACAAATCCTAATGGAAATTTttaggaaaacaaaattatactcgaacaaaaaacaaagtatGCCAATGTTTTATAAATCAATTTATCAAATTTCAGAATAAACTTTCTGGGATGTTAAAATTTTATCTTACAAGTGTATTAATCATACTACAAAAAGCATATCATTGGAGTAAAATGGAGATCTTTTATATGGTCTAGTCAACTGTGACGGTATAAGCAGGGGAAAAATTGCAAGGGGAATGTTTCTACGAGTTTTACTACAACTTAATGGCAACCATTGTCAACTCTTTCTAGGCCACTAATAAAACTGATGTCTAAGAGAACAGCATCCATTCAACTTCAATGTAACTCAAAGGTTCATGGATAAACGCCTTCAAAGCTTTTAAAGAACTGAAATTATGCCAACAAATGACACTTCCGTAGCATTACTTCAAAGAAAAGAACCTAAGTAGCAGCATCAATACCTTGCTGGATGAATATCCGGTACTGAAACGGGACGAAGTTGGTCACTATCTGAAAGTGAATTGCAATTGCTGTGGATCCAAGGGTATATTGTCCATTCCCCAGCAGTTCGAGAACTgataaaccaaacaaaaccatctaaggaaaaaaaaaaaaaaacagaatagagaaggaaaatgaaatatatgGGGCAAAGAATTTATtgctaaaaattaaaaactctcTTCCATGGTAAGAAAAGGGTCATGACATCCTTACTGATTGAGAATAAAACTTGAACATATCATCATGTAGTATGAAAATTCATTTCCCTGGCTTATGAAACCTGTATAGAATTTGAGAAACAATAGCCATGAGTATGAATATATGGAAAAGCAGAATTCTGAGCAACTGAACAATGTATACACACCTAGACATGAAATTTCCAAAGCCAGTCGCCCAAGTCCAGCACCAGGAACTAAACAGGCAGGAGGACTGTTCAACATAATTTACGATTAGCATATACAGTAAAGTACTaggaataaaaaaacattcacACACTAAGAAATAGTAATTTGTTCTTTACAACGGTCAAGAAACAATACAACGACAGGAAgacacatatgagaaaataaaaccaaCAACAGAAAATAATAGTACCTTTCCTTAGAGCGATCAGCAAATAGTGAATCAAGTTCTTCAAGTATAGGCTTGTAGCACTGGTCGCGTTCTTTCTGTCCCTGTATTAAATATAATCACAGAATAAAGTAAAACTTGGATCCACAGATGAGATAACCTTGAACCCAGAAATCAATGATAAATCATGAAGTACCTCTGCCGCCCAGTCTCTAACTATGTTTCGTACAATACAACGAACCTGTAggggggaaaaagaaaataggatATTAAGCTTAAATTTGACGCATGTACTGGTTGTATTTCTtcttatttaaagaaaaagaaaagaaaagaaaagagtctCATTGAACCAGATTTCCAACATAAGTGACCAACATACCTTATCAACATCAACTAATGGAACATGTAATTGTAATGATGGATCCAACCACGTACGAGTTGGCGAGGACACCTGAATTTGTAACACCAAGAAAGATACAATTATCAATTGAAAAATTTAGCCAAATTTTGAATAATGGAAggataaaaaatttaaaagcgACACATACAGTGCATTTAGAAAGTAAGTAGTGGTGAGGCACAATGTGGTCCCAGTTGATTAAATTTTCAGTATTTAATACCCAGAAACACATTAACTTAGTTCATATAAGTCAAAAACATGTTCAAATAAGTTGTAAACTATTACAGCTAGAAATAAACCAAAACTCGTACATCTCCATTGGAATCAATGGCATCATTCCCATCACAGTTATGCATCTCTCTGTTATATTCCCTGCCTGAATTGTGTCGCTCAGTGATGCAATCACAATGACCTTCATTGTTTACTTCCTGTGGTTATCGACAGAGGTCAAATTTCTAAATGAAAAAAGACATAGATGAAGCAAACTAtgctttttattattattgaagATGAAACCTTATACAGTTAATTATCATTTATGAATAGCTAACGTGGTCATGTAAGTGTTACAGAAACCTTTTTGGTAGTCACCCCTATTGGTGTACTGCAGACTGCACTGCTCCCTTCCCCACAACAGGCCTGATCTGAGTTGGAGATATGCATTCTTTCACTTGTGGAGTTAGACTGAGAAGAGCAAACACTTTTTACTCCAGAAACATCATGGTTATATGAGACGCGTTCAAGATGTGGGCCATCACGGACATCCATGTCCTGGCTCAAATCAAGCGGGGGTTCAAATGCCTGCAACGTAATATAATTTGGGGAGACAAAAGAAGTCAAGATACCTTAATACCAATTACACCAGTTTGAGGAATCGCTCACATAATGTCAGTCCTTTGAGAAGTCATGAAGTGTTGCAATATCAAAAGGTCATCAGAACATCATTTAAGTGAATCAAGgtttagaaagaaaacaagataAGAGGGAAGTTGGAACTAACCTGAAGCATgctaaaaatgaaatatgaatttactGAAATGCACCTGCACAATTAACAGTCAGACCAATTGCATTACtttaaactctttttttttttttttaattttatcaaatttatatttgaacagAAAGCCCCTAAGCTATTTCACAGAATTCGTTACAACATGTTATTATGTTGGCATCCTTagttcaaataaataaaggcaCCAGCTATTTTTAAACACACTAAGATTCTATAATACTACGGCATTGTGTTAATTAAGCAAATTCCCCCACATTTACCTAGAAAATTGGTCATAGTGTTAATATTCTAAGCTTTACTAGCTCCACCATTAAATCTACATCATAGGCACTGTGCCAATACACGTTACAATTTAGAATCATATATGTGTCAGTCATTGGATTGTTATCAAAATATTAGATACTTAAAAACTAACGCGATGAAAATACTCGAGGAGAACTTACCGTCTTAGTCTTTGAAACTTTAAAGGGTAGTGGGACAGTAAAGCCTGCAATAAAAATAGAAGATAGTGTAATAGCAACTCACTTACTCTAACCCAATTGGTAGTGAAAGATACAAAAGAACTTATATTAGTACCTTATGGGAGGGTGGAAGTATTTTAAAAGATCTTTCATATCTTCTCACGTCCTCTTCTGCTGCCTCCGGGTAGCTGTATAAACCAAGTCAATGCCAATACATCAGAATTCAGAGAGACATTTGACATCTATGTGACAAAGGGGCACAATAGGCTACAACACCATACATGATCAAAGGGGCTCAAAACCATAGCAGAGCTagaaattgaatgaaattatgataaacaagcaaatagaccagaatataaaaaatatatatttcagatGAAAATGTGGCAATCATTACAATTGTGGCAATGCTAAAAGCAACAGCAAgcgttttattttattttattttttcttccaaacATTTAAAGACAATTTGTACAGTACAGCAACCATTAAACTCAAAGCTTGTGTTTTGAAACATGTTGAAATTAATAACAGTGACGAAAGCATCAAGCTTTAGAAATCAtataagaaaatcaacaaatttGAAATCAGACTTGAGTGTttaagaattgagagagagagaggtactTGAGGTAGGCGCTGATGATGCGCCTGAGCGATTTGACTTCGAGGGCTTCTTCTAGCTTCCTCTGACGACGTCGTTCGTCGTCTTCGTCCTCTCCTCGATgcatttctctctctgcagCTCTGACAGACGACATAATACTGACAAACAAGCACTGTTGGGTGTTAGTGTTTAGCTTTTGCTGGTGACTGACTGACGAAGAAGAGAACCCCTCCGGCTCCTCGTATAGTCAATTGAGGATGATGAGTCACACATAAAAATGTATACTCTTTGATGGGCCCGGCCCAACATAAATTTGTACGGATACCAAAGAATTGTTAGGTGAGAGAAAATTATTGGGTATACTTAAGTTAGTTGTCGTGCTCTGTTAAACTTAAAGCACGAGGGTGGAATGGGAGGTTATAGTTAGAGGGTCTTAATTATCGTCTGATTCGGACTCAAGTGCAGAGGTATTATTGAATTGTTAGATTGAACCGTCTCACTGTAACTCCTCAATATAGTCTCTCATTGAATATTAAAATTTGTATATCTAAATGTCGGTCATATGATCCAGTTATTTGTAGGgtgaattcatctttttttaatctaaGTACATCCTAATTTCTCAAGTTGTTATATGAAAATTCAATGATTTACAATTAATTATTAACTGAAATTAATATTCTATTTGGGCAGTACTAAAAGTTCAAGAAATGTTcatcaaaagcaaaaacaaaaagaaaaa includes the following:
- the LOC117621443 gene encoding carnosine N-methyltransferase-like; translated protein: MSSVRAAEREMHRGEDEDDERRRQRKLEEALEVKSLRRIISAYLNYPEAAEEDVRRYERSFKILPPSHKALLSHYPLKFQRLRRCISVNSYFIFSMLQAFEPPLDLSQDMDVRDGPHLERVSYNHDVSGVKSVCSSQSNSTSERMHISNSDQACCGEGSSAVCSTPIGVTTKKEVNNEGHCDCITERHNSGREYNREMHNCDGNDAIDSNGDVSSPTRTWLDPSLQLHVPLVDVDKVRCIVRNIVRDWAAEGQKERDQCYKPILEELDSLFADRSKESPPACLVPGAGLGRLALEISCLGFISQGNEFSYYMMICSSFILNHSRTAGEWTIYPWIHSNCNSLSDSDQLRPVSVPDIHPASAGITEGFSMCGGDFVEVYNDPNQVGVWDAVVTCFFIDTAHNIVEYIEIISRILKDGGVWINMGPLLYHFAEMYGQDDEMSIELSLEDVKRVALHYGFHFEKERTIETTYTTNPKSMMQNRYNAAFWTMRKRSAIATEQATP